The following nucleotide sequence is from Myxococcales bacterium.
TGATCGGCGTGGACGGCGCCGTGAAGCTGGTGGACTTCGGCGTTGCCAAAGCGATGGGTCGTCTGTCCGAGGTGACCAGCGCGGGGCAGCTCAAGGGCAAGTTCGGATACATGTCGCCCGAGCAGGCGATGGCCAAGCGGGTCGATCGCCGGAGCGACGTGTTCGCGCTTGGAATCGTGCTGTTCGAGCTGACGACTGGACGGCGGCTGTTCCGCGGCGAGCACGACGCAGAGACCCTTCACATGGTCGTCTCCGGCAAGATCCCCAGGCCGACGAGCGTCGATCCGAAGTACCCGCCGGAGCTCGAAGAGATCGTGCTCAGGGCGCTGACGCGGGATCCAACCAAGCGTTATCAAACCGCTCAGGAGTTCCAGCGCGCGCTCGACGGATATCTGAAGAGCGAGCGCGTCGTGGTGCCCGCGGCGGGCATCGCGAACCTGCTGAAAAAAGTCCTCGGAGAGCGCATCGAGCAGCGGCGAAAAGCGATTCGCTCCGTCCTCAAAGGGCTCGACACACCATCGGGTCTCTCGCAGCGCGAGGTGCCGGACGCCCAGTTCGTTCCCGTGCCGGGTGAGCCGGTGAGTGTCACGGGGGTCAGCGCGATCACCAGCGGCAGCGGTGTCAGCGGCGTCAGCAGCGTGACGCCGTCGCCGGGGTCGAGCCCCAGCGGACTCAGCCACCCCCGACCCAGCATCGCAACGCCGCTGCCGGCGGACGCCTCGAATCCAAGCGCGGTCTCCCACGTTGGCTACCCGATGGAGCCGGGCTACACCCAGGCGACCGTCGTAGTGAAGCGCGGCGGCATGGTCGGGCTCGTGATTGGTGTCATCGGGCTCGCAGTGGCCCTGGCAGCGGTGCTGTTCGTGCTCTACGGGCCGAGTCGCAAGACCACAGTCGTCAACCTCCAGGCGCCAAGACCCGCCGAGGTTCCGGCGACACTCCCGCCCGACAAACCCGTCGAAGCGCCGCCTGCGGCGAAAGACGACGGGATCCCCTCGGTCCAGGTGGACGCGCTCGGCAGTGCATCCGCTGCGCCCGCGGCGCCGCCGCCGGCCGGAGGCTTTCGCAATCGCTTCGTGAAACCCGGCCCCGCGATCCCCGCGCCGCCGCCGCCGAACACCGCTGCGCCGCCGCGCAAGAACCCTTACGAGTGAACGGCAGCGGGTCCTGATGGCAATCAGTTCTGCGGGAGCTTCAGCAGCTTCCGGACCGGCCCCAGGTCGGTGGCGTAGACCACGAACGCACCGCTCGGTTCGATGTCGATGGGACCGAGGTCGGACGGCGCGATCTGCGTGACCGTGCCGCCGCCCGTTGGCAGCATGAACACACCACCCCCAGCATAGTTCTGCGCTTTGTCGCCCAGCGCCGTGAACGCGAGCTTGCCGTCGTAGTTGATGAGGTCACCGAGCGTCAGGAAGCCAGCGCTGAGCTCGACCTCTGTCGGTCCCGCGCCGTCACAGGCGCTCGACGAGAGTGCGCGCCGCCACACGCTGCCGTTTGCGCGCGTGAAATAGAAGCTCTTCGGATCTGCCGTGAGACCGACCGCGTCACTGACGGCGGTCGTGAGCGCGCTTGCGCGTGAACCCCCGGAGGTCGTTGCAACCCAGATCGCGCCATTGCTGATCCAGTACACACAGCCACTCTGCATGACCACGTCCCCGCTGCTCTCGCCGCCTGCGGTGCTGGTGTAGAGCGACTGCGCCGTGGTCGACGCCACGGGGAAGCGCAGGAGGCCGACGTCGTTCGGGTTGACGGCGTTGACGCTGACGTAGACGAACCCGTCAGCGGCGACGTGCAGTCCGACGGCAAGCCCGATGGGCGAGCCGAGTCCGATCGCTTCCTTGAGGCCGCCAGCCTTCGGCACCCGGTTGATGCTGCCTTCGGTGGTTGTGTTCCGCCCGCCCGCCACGAACAAATACTCTGCGCCGACGCCGAGCGCCTGGGGGCGCTCCATGCTCGGAAGGGTCGTGCCGCTGCCGCCGGCGGTCGGCTGGCTCACGACCACGGCGTCGATTGCGTTCTTCGTGGTGCGGAAGACGCTGCTGTCATCGGCGCCGATGATCACTGGAGCCGGTCCGCTGCCCAGGTTCGTGACCGGGTACTTCTTTGGATCGTAGGCGATGATGCCGCCGCCGTCCGAGGCGTCCGAGGCATCCGCGCTGCCTCCGCCGCTGCCTCCGCCTCCGGAAGTCCCGCCCGCGTCGCCCCCGCTGTCCGCGCCTCCGCCCCCCGCAGAGCCCCCGCCGCTGCCTCCTCCGCCCGTCGTGCCCCCGGCGGCCCCGACCCCGCCCGTTGCCGACGTCCCGCCGCTGCCGGCGGCCCCGACCCCGCCGGTCGCCTCGATGCGCGACTCGTCCAGAGACTTGAAACAGCCGACCGCCGACAGGCCCGCGAGACCGAGCAGGGCGGTAGCACGCAGCGGGGATCGGCTCGGCATGCGGAAAACTCGACGCCATCATGATAGCATCGAGTCATCGGAGACCACGCCCAGGTGACGCATCCCCATCGCTTCGCGCTCGCGCTCTGTCTGGCCTTCACGGTCGCGTCACCGGCGTTGGGCCAGAAGGGTGGCAAGGACGAGGCGCGGCGCTTTTTCAACGCGGGGCAGAAGGCGTTCCAGGCCGGGCGGTTCACCGAGGCGGCGAAGGCCTTCGAGGAGGCGTTTCGCCTCAAACCGCACCCCTTCGCGCTGATCAACGCCGGTGATGCCTGGGAGAAATCTGGCGACCTCGCCCTGGCCGCCCGGATCTTTCAGCGCGTGCTCAAGCTCGAGCAGTCGGGTGAGCAGGACCGTGCGGACGCGACGGAGCGTCTGACCAAGCTCACGCCGAAGCTGGCGATCATCGAGCTGGACGGCGAGAGCAGTCAGCGCGCCCGGGTGGACCAGGAGGAGTTCGTGGGGGGCGACCGTGTCTACGTGACGCCGGGCGAACACGTCGTGACGTTGCTCGACGTGGACGGCGCCAAGGAGCGGAAGGTCGATCTGGCCGCGGGTGCGTCGCGCACGGTGGCACTCGCGACGCTCAAGCCCGGCGCGGACGATGACCCCAGCGCGGAGCCGGGCAAACCCGACGCCGACCCCGACGAGCAACCCACGCGGGATCCCGGCCCGACGAAATCCGGAGGCGTTCGCGCTCCGACCTTGATCCTGCTCGGGCTCACTGCCGTGGCGGCCGGGGGTGCGGTGTACTTTGGTCTGCAGGTCAACGACGCAGAGAAGAAGTTCGACGACAAACCCACGCGCGAACAGTACGACCGCTTCAACTCGAACAAGCTCTACACGAACATTGCCATCGGCGTTGCGGGGGTCTCTGCCGCGGTCGGAACGTACCTGCTCATCACCGATCTGGGGCGCAAGGTCCCGGCGGAAAAGAGCGCCCCTCGCGCACGTCTGCCCAACGTTGGCGTGACTCCGCTACCGGGCGGCGGTGCGATTTTTGGTGTCGGCCAGTTCTGAGCGATCAGCACCTGGCCTAGACTCGTGCGGTTGCGCTCGGCGAAATCAGCGCAGCGAAGGGGTTTCTTCGAGGTCAACCGCGAAGCGCGATCTGCCAGAAACTCGCGACTCATCCCAAGCACGAGCAGTGCTTCCTGTGAGCTCCGCTAGAACACCGATCAGCTTGCGCTGCTCGTGTTCTAGGACCTTTACGTTGGGCCTGCGCCCCAAACCCCCGGCCTTCGGCCGTGCGCGCTCCGCGCGCGAGCGCCGAACACCTTGCAAGTCGCTGAAAACAAACGACGTTCAACCTGTTCGGCGCTCTAGCCGGGGTTTTCCAAGGGACTTCAAGGCACGAATCCGGGAAACGAACACGGCCCCCCGCAGGGATTCGTGGCCTTGCCGGTCTTCAAGAACACGTCCGTTTGTTCCTGGTTGAGCGGGTGCTTGCGAATGTCACCGTGTACCTTGTTGTCGGTCGTCGGAGTGGCGTTGGTTTCCGGCGGTGGCTCGCGAACCAGGTCCCAGAACGCGATCGCGTTGTCGACTCCGCCGCTGCTCTCGCTCAGGCCCCAGACGGACTTCGAGCTCGGGGAAAGCAGCGGCAACTCCAGGGTGCGCGCCTGGATCTCGGCGGCGAGGTTCGCCACCTGGGAGTCGCCCACGGCGATCTGCATCAGCATGTGTTTTTCGGGGGTGCCGGGCAGCCCGGGGTTCACGCCCTGTGCCCAGGCGGTGCCGGACCCCTCGGAGTCGTCGAACAGGGGTTGCCAGACCGCCATCAAGACCTGTTGGGTGATCCGATCGGGATAGGCGTTGCGAATGGCTGGCAGAAACTGGTTCCAGTTCACGCTGCGCTGAATCATCACGGAGTAGGCGGTGCCGCCGACCTGTGTGACTCCGCGCTCGATGTCGGGTGAGTACGCAAGCAGACTCGAACCCATGATGCCGCCCTGCGAGATGCCGTAGTAGACGGGCTTGGTGCCGGCGGCGATCGCGCTTTTGCCGTTCGGGAGCAACACCTGCGCGTCTGCGGCAATCAGCGGGGCGACCCG
It contains:
- a CDS encoding serine/threonine protein kinase, which translates into the protein MLSADLAKPLPEDLQRGSRLGRFQLLLRIGRGGMATVWVAREDTDDPARQRLVAVKAILTDLANDQEFSKMFVDEGRIIGMIQHPNVVNVYESSEDGGIGYIAMEWVEGDSLHAIIAEAGKRRPIPPEMAVRIISDAAAGLHAAHELTDEKGNPMNVVHRDVSPHNILIGVDGAVKLVDFGVAKAMGRLSEVTSAGQLKGKFGYMSPEQAMAKRVDRRSDVFALGIVLFELTTGRRLFRGEHDAETLHMVVSGKIPRPTSVDPKYPPELEEIVLRALTRDPTKRYQTAQEFQRALDGYLKSERVVVPAAGIANLLKKVLGERIEQRRKAIRSVLKGLDTPSGLSQREVPDAQFVPVPGEPVSVTGVSAITSGSGVSGVSSVTPSPGSSPSGLSHPRPSIATPLPADASNPSAVSHVGYPMEPGYTQATVVVKRGGMVGLVIGVIGLAVALAAVLFVLYGPSRKTTVVNLQAPRPAEVPATLPPDKPVEAPPAAKDDGIPSVQVDALGSASAAPAAPPPAGGFRNRFVKPGPAIPAPPPPNTAAPPRKNPYE